One Citrobacter amalonaticus genomic window carries:
- the cydB gene encoding cytochrome d ubiquinol oxidase subunit II, with protein sequence MGIDLSVIWFVIIVFATLMYIVMDGFDLGIGILFPVIRDADDRDVMVNSVAPVWDGNETWLVLGGAGLFGAFPLAYAVIIDALTIPLTLMLIGLIFRGVAFEFRFKATPAHRPFWDKAFIGGSILATFTQGVVVGAVINGFAVTGRRFSGGPFDWLTPFTLFCGAGLVVTYALLGATWLVMKSENPLQDKMRTAAKQLLLLMLLVIAMISLWTPLAHPAIAERWFTLPNLWFLLPVPLLVAVIGVWLWRALGQRNRHALPFVLTLGLIFLGFSGLGISIWPHIIPPAITLWQAAAPAQSQGFMLVGALLIIPVILVYTFWSYYVFRGKVQHGEGYH encoded by the coding sequence ATGGGTATTGATTTATCGGTAATCTGGTTCGTCATCATCGTCTTCGCCACACTGATGTACATCGTGATGGATGGATTCGATTTGGGTATTGGCATTTTATTTCCCGTCATCCGCGATGCTGACGATCGTGACGTGATGGTTAACAGCGTCGCCCCGGTCTGGGACGGCAATGAAACCTGGCTGGTTCTCGGCGGTGCCGGGTTGTTTGGTGCGTTTCCGCTGGCCTATGCGGTGATCATTGACGCCCTGACGATCCCGCTGACGCTGATGCTCATCGGGCTGATTTTTCGTGGCGTCGCCTTTGAATTTCGCTTCAAAGCCACGCCCGCGCATCGCCCGTTCTGGGATAAGGCGTTTATCGGTGGCTCGATCCTGGCGACGTTCACCCAGGGCGTGGTGGTAGGCGCGGTGATTAACGGTTTTGCCGTCACTGGTCGTCGTTTCAGCGGCGGACCGTTTGACTGGCTCACCCCTTTCACCCTGTTCTGCGGCGCAGGACTGGTGGTCACTTACGCACTGTTGGGCGCCACCTGGCTGGTGATGAAAAGCGAAAATCCGTTGCAGGATAAAATGCGCACCGCAGCGAAACAGTTACTGCTGTTGATGCTGCTGGTAATTGCGATGATCAGCCTGTGGACGCCGCTGGCGCACCCGGCGATAGCGGAACGCTGGTTTACGTTGCCGAATCTGTGGTTCCTGCTGCCGGTTCCGCTACTGGTTGCGGTGATTGGCGTCTGGCTATGGCGAGCGCTTGGCCAGAGAAACCGCCACGCGCTGCCCTTTGTGTTAACTCTCGGACTGATTTTTCTCGGCTTCAGTGGACTGGGGATCAGCATCTGGCCGCATATCATTCCGCCAGCCATTACGCTCTGGCAGGCGGCCGCGCCCGCGCAGAGCCAGGGCTTTATGCTGGTCGGCGCGTTACTGATCATCCCTGTTATTCTGGTTTACACCTTCTGGAGTTACTACGTGTTTCGCGGCAAAGTTCAACATGGCGAGGGGTATCACTGA
- a CDS encoding peptidase U32 family protein: MRPSPHRLELLSPARDTIIAREAILHGADAVYIGGPGFGARHNASNSLKDIAELVPFAHRYGAKIFVTLNTILHDDELEPAQRLITDLWQNGVDALIVQDMGILELDIPPIELHASTQCDIRSVEKAKFLADVGFTQIVLARELSLEQIQAIHQATDATIEFFVHGALCVAYSGQCYISHAQTGRSANRGDCSQACRLPYTLKDDQGRVVSYEKHLLSMKDNDQTANLGALIDAGVRSFKIEGRYKDMSYVKNITAHYRQMLDAIIEDRGDLARASAGRTEHFFTPSTDKTFHRGSTDYFVNARKGDIGAFDSPKFIGLPVGEVLKVAKDHLDVEVSEPLANGDGLNVLIKREVVGFRANTVEKTGQNRYRVWPNEMPADLHKLRPHHPLNRNLDHNWQQALTKTSSERRVAVDIELGGWQEQLILTLTSEEGVSITHTLDGQFDEANNAEKALNGLKDGLAKLGQTIYYARDIAVNLPGALFVPNSLLNAFRREAVEMLDAARLANYPRGVRKPVSEPAPVYPQSHLSFLANVYNHKAREFYHRYGVQLIDAAYEAHEEKGEVPVMITKHCLRFAFNLCPKQAKGNIKSWKATPMQLVNGDEVLTLKFDCRPCEMHVIGKIKNHILKMPLPGSVVASVSPEELMKTLPKRKN; this comes from the coding sequence ATGCGCCCGTCTCCACATCGCCTTGAATTGTTAAGCCCGGCACGTGATACCATCATCGCCCGCGAAGCCATTTTACATGGTGCGGACGCCGTCTATATCGGTGGTCCCGGCTTTGGGGCGCGTCATAATGCCAGCAATAGCCTGAAAGATATCGCCGAGCTGGTGCCGTTCGCCCATCGCTATGGCGCAAAAATCTTTGTCACGCTGAACACGATTCTTCACGACGATGAACTGGAACCCGCACAGCGACTGATTACCGATCTCTGGCAGAACGGCGTTGACGCGCTGATCGTCCAGGACATGGGCATTCTGGAGCTGGACATCCCGCCCATCGAACTGCATGCCAGCACCCAGTGCGATATCCGCAGCGTGGAGAAAGCCAAATTTCTCGCTGACGTGGGGTTCACGCAGATCGTGCTGGCGCGTGAGCTGAGTCTTGAGCAGATTCAGGCCATTCATCAGGCGACCGATGCCACTATCGAATTTTTTGTTCACGGGGCGCTGTGCGTGGCGTATTCCGGGCAATGCTATATCTCGCATGCGCAAACGGGGCGCAGCGCCAACCGTGGCGACTGCTCGCAGGCGTGCCGCTTACCGTACACCCTGAAAGACGATCAGGGACGGGTGGTATCGTATGAAAAACACCTGCTGTCGATGAAAGATAACGATCAGACCGCCAACCTGGGCGCGCTGATCGACGCTGGTGTGCGTTCCTTCAAGATTGAAGGGCGTTACAAAGACATGAGCTACGTGAAGAACATTACCGCGCACTACCGGCAGATGCTGGATGCCATCATTGAGGATCGCGGTGATCTGGCGCGGGCTTCTGCCGGACGCACGGAACATTTCTTTACTCCGTCAACGGATAAAACCTTTCATCGCGGCAGCACCGACTACTTTGTGAATGCGCGTAAAGGGGATATCGGCGCCTTTGATTCGCCAAAGTTTATCGGCCTGCCGGTCGGTGAAGTATTGAAAGTGGCGAAAGATCACCTCGACGTTGAGGTCAGCGAGCCGCTGGCGAACGGCGATGGTCTTAACGTCCTGATCAAACGTGAAGTTGTTGGCTTTCGCGCCAATACGGTCGAAAAAACCGGACAAAATCGCTATCGTGTCTGGCCGAATGAGATGCCTGCCGATCTGCATAAATTGCGTCCCCACCATCCGCTGAACCGCAATCTTGACCATAACTGGCAGCAGGCGTTAACCAAAACCTCGAGCGAGCGTCGGGTGGCGGTGGATATTGAACTGGGCGGCTGGCAGGAACAACTGATCCTGACGCTGACCAGTGAAGAGGGCGTCAGCATCACCCATACGCTGGATGGACAGTTTGATGAGGCCAACAACGCTGAAAAAGCGCTGAACGGGTTGAAGGACGGGCTGGCAAAACTGGGACAGACAATCTATTACGCCCGCGATATCGCAGTGAATCTGCCAGGCGCGCTGTTTGTGCCGAACAGCCTGCTTAATGCGTTCCGCCGGGAAGCGGTGGAGATGCTGGATGCCGCGCGCCTTGCGAACTACCCGCGCGGCGTTCGCAAGCCGGTGTCTGAGCCTGCGCCGGTTTATCCACAATCGCACCTGAGTTTTCTGGCCAACGTTTACAACCATAAGGCGCGGGAGTTTTACCATCGCTATGGCGTGCAGTTGATTGATGCAGCGTATGAAGCGCATGAGGAAAAGGGCGAGGTGCCGGTGATGATCACCAAACACTGCCTGCGCTTTGCCTTTAATCTGTGTCCGAAGCAGGCGAAAGGCAATATCAAAAGCTGGAAGGCGACGCCGATGCAACTGGTGAACGGCGATGAGGTGCTAACGCTGAAATTTGACTGCCGTCCGTGCGAAATGCATGTGATCGGGAAAATCAAAAATCACATTCTGAAGATGCCGCTGCCAGGCAGCGTGGTGGCTTCCGTCAGCCCGGAAGAGCTAATGAAAACGCTGCCGAAGCGTAAAAACTAA
- a CDS encoding helix-turn-helix domain-containing protein — protein MDNLTHYLANTLKTLRKQREWSLSRLAEATGVSKAMLGQIERNESSPTVATLWKIATGLNVPFSTFISPPESEPLPTFDPQEQAMVVTPLFPWDPVLCFDHFSILLAPGALSESTPHEAGVIEHVVVIAGDLEMCIDQQWRVIRAGEGIRFAGDNAHAYRNSSEQTVHFHSLIHYPRS, from the coding sequence ATGGACAATCTGACACACTATCTTGCGAACACTTTAAAAACATTGCGCAAACAGCGTGAGTGGAGTTTATCGCGCCTGGCGGAGGCCACCGGTGTGTCAAAAGCGATGCTCGGGCAAATTGAGCGCAACGAGTCCAGTCCCACGGTGGCGACGTTATGGAAGATTGCTACCGGGCTGAACGTCCCGTTCTCTACCTTTATTTCGCCGCCGGAATCTGAGCCGCTGCCGACGTTTGATCCGCAAGAGCAGGCGATGGTCGTGACGCCGTTGTTCCCGTGGGATCCGGTGCTGTGCTTTGATCACTTTTCAATTTTGCTGGCACCCGGCGCGCTCAGCGAATCCACGCCGCACGAAGCGGGCGTGATTGAACATGTGGTTGTAATCGCAGGCGATCTGGAGATGTGCATTGACCAGCAATGGCGCGTCATCAGGGCTGGAGAAGGCATTCGTTTTGCCGGTGATAACGCTCATGCCTATCGCAACAGCAGCGAGCAGACCGTGCACTTTCATTCGCTCATCCATTACCCACGCAGTTAA
- a CDS encoding DUF2474 domain-containing protein — MQQSVWKRLMWLVILWGGSVLALAAVGMFFRLIMTAAGFKSH, encoded by the coding sequence ATGCAACAATCCGTCTGGAAACGCCTGATGTGGCTGGTGATTTTGTGGGGCGGCAGCGTGCTGGCGCTGGCCGCCGTGGGGATGTTCTTTCGCCTGATCATGACGGCGGCAGGGTTTAAATCGCATTAA
- a CDS encoding benzoate/H(+) symporter BenE family transporter, producing the protein MRSFSIPLPTLLSGFVAVLVGYASSAAIIWQAAVAAGASTAQIAGWMSALGLAMGASTLILTLWYRAPVLTAWSTPGAALLVTGLQGLTLPEAIGVFIIANALIVLCGVTGLFARLMQVIPHSLAAAMLAGILLRFGLQAFASLSDPFLLCGGMLLAWLILKRIAPRYAVIAALVAGAVIALLEGDIVTSSLAMAPVLPTFIAPQFSLAHSLGIAVPLFLVTMASQNAPGVATMKAAGYDVPVSPLIIVTGVLALLFSPFGVYSICIAAITAAICQSPEAHPDAAKRWLAAAAAGVFYLLAGIFGSSITGVMAALPASGIQMLAGLALLGTISGSLYQALSHESERDAAVVTFLATASGLTLWGVGSAFWGLIAGGICYTVLRLARRA; encoded by the coding sequence ATGCGTTCGTTTTCCATCCCCTTACCCACGCTGCTTTCTGGCTTTGTCGCCGTACTGGTCGGCTATGCCAGTTCAGCGGCCATCATCTGGCAGGCCGCCGTGGCGGCGGGTGCCAGTACAGCGCAAATTGCCGGCTGGATGAGCGCCCTGGGCCTCGCAATGGGGGCCAGTACGCTCATCCTGACGCTCTGGTATCGTGCGCCTGTACTGACGGCATGGTCAACACCCGGCGCGGCGCTGTTGGTGACAGGACTCCAGGGACTGACGCTGCCAGAGGCGATTGGCGTGTTCATCATCGCCAACGCACTGATCGTCTTGTGCGGCGTGACCGGATTATTCGCTCGCCTGATGCAGGTCATCCCTCATTCGCTGGCGGCGGCCATGCTGGCCGGGATTTTGCTCCGCTTTGGCCTGCAGGCATTTGCCAGTCTCAGTGACCCGTTTCTGCTTTGTGGCGGCATGTTGCTGGCATGGTTGATTCTGAAGAGGATTGCGCCGCGCTATGCGGTGATCGCGGCGCTGGTTGCTGGTGCGGTCATTGCGTTACTTGAAGGTGACATTGTCACCTCTTCGTTAGCGATGGCCCCGGTGTTACCTACATTTATTGCCCCTCAGTTTTCGCTGGCCCACAGTCTGGGGATTGCCGTGCCGCTCTTTCTGGTGACGATGGCGTCGCAGAATGCGCCCGGTGTAGCGACCATGAAAGCCGCAGGCTACGATGTCCCCGTCTCGCCCCTGATTATTGTCACTGGCGTACTGGCGCTACTGTTTTCCCCTTTCGGCGTCTATTCCATCTGTATTGCCGCTATCACCGCAGCAATTTGCCAGAGTCCGGAGGCCCATCCGGATGCGGCTAAACGCTGGCTGGCCGCCGCTGCCGCCGGCGTGTTCTATCTGTTGGCCGGTATTTTCGGCAGTTCGATTACCGGAGTGATGGCGGCGCTGCCAGCGAGCGGAATACAGATGCTGGCGGGACTGGCGCTGCTGGGCACGATTTCGGGCAGTCTGTATCAGGCGTTGAGCCATGAAAGCGAACGTGATGCCGCCGTGGTGACCTTTCTGGCCACCGCCAGCGGGCTGACGCTGTGGGGAGTGGGTTCGGCATTCTGGGGGCTGATCGCAGGGGGGATCTGTTACACCGTCTTAAGGCTAGCGCGACGCGCGTAA
- a CDS encoding cytochrome ubiquinol oxidase subunit I: protein MSGLDAFHLARIQFAFTVSFHIIFPAITIGLASYLAVLEGLWLKSKNPVWRSLYQFWSKIFAVNFGMGVVSGLVMAYQFGTNWSGFSEFAGSITGPLLTYEVLTAFFLEAGFLGVMLFGWNKVGPGLHFFSTCMVALGTIISTFWILASNSWMQTPQGYEIVNGQVVPVDWFAVIFNPSFPYRLLHMSVAAFLSSALFIGASAAWHLLRGNATPAIRAMFSMALWMTLIVAPLQALIGDMHGLNTLKHQPAKIAAIEGHWENPPGEPTPLLLFGWPDMEQERTRYGLAIPALGSLILTHSMDKQVPALKEFAKEDRPNSTMVFWSFRIMAGLGMLMILLGVCALWLRYRQRLYTSRPFLRFALWMGPSGLVAILAGWVTTEVGRQPWVVYGLQRTADAVSAHGDLHMSLSLLTFFIVYSAVFGVGYSYMIRLIRKGPQETISPTPPTGTPARPLSAAVLDSQHEAHR, encoded by the coding sequence ATGTCTGGTCTTGATGCGTTTCATCTGGCAAGGATCCAGTTTGCCTTTACGGTTTCCTTCCACATTATTTTTCCGGCAATCACCATCGGCCTGGCCAGCTATCTTGCGGTACTGGAAGGTCTTTGGCTGAAAAGCAAAAATCCCGTCTGGCGCTCGCTATATCAGTTCTGGTCAAAAATTTTCGCCGTTAACTTTGGGATGGGCGTGGTGTCTGGCCTGGTGATGGCTTACCAGTTTGGCACCAACTGGAGCGGGTTTTCCGAGTTCGCCGGCAGTATCACCGGGCCATTGCTGACTTATGAGGTGCTCACAGCATTTTTCCTCGAAGCCGGGTTCCTCGGTGTGATGCTGTTTGGCTGGAACAAGGTTGGCCCCGGATTACACTTTTTCTCCACCTGTATGGTCGCGCTGGGCACGATCATTTCCACCTTCTGGATCCTCGCCTCCAACAGCTGGATGCAGACGCCGCAGGGCTATGAGATCGTCAACGGTCAGGTCGTGCCGGTGGACTGGTTCGCCGTCATTTTCAACCCATCGTTCCCTTACCGTTTGCTGCATATGTCGGTGGCGGCGTTTCTCAGTAGCGCGTTATTTATCGGGGCCTCTGCGGCCTGGCATTTACTGCGCGGAAACGCGACGCCCGCCATTCGCGCCATGTTTTCGATGGCGCTGTGGATGACGCTGATTGTCGCACCGCTACAGGCGCTCATTGGCGATATGCACGGTCTGAATACCCTCAAACACCAGCCTGCCAAAATTGCCGCCATTGAAGGTCACTGGGAAAATCCGCCAGGCGAACCGACTCCACTTCTGCTGTTCGGCTGGCCGGATATGGAACAGGAACGCACCCGCTATGGGCTGGCGATCCCGGCGCTGGGTAGCCTGATCCTCACTCACAGCATGGATAAACAGGTCCCGGCGCTTAAAGAGTTCGCGAAAGAGGATCGCCCCAATTCCACGATGGTCTTCTGGTCGTTTCGAATCATGGCAGGTCTGGGTATGTTAATGATCCTGCTAGGTGTTTGCGCGCTGTGGTTACGCTACCGGCAGCGTCTCTATACTTCGCGACCGTTTCTGCGCTTTGCCTTATGGATGGGACCGTCAGGATTGGTCGCGATTCTTGCCGGTTGGGTCACGACGGAAGTGGGCCGCCAGCCGTGGGTCGTCTACGGGTTGCAACGCACGGCGGATGCGGTCTCTGCTCACGGCGACCTGCACATGAGTCTTTCTCTGCTGACGTTCTTTATCGTCTATAGCGCCGTCTTCGGCGTGGGTTACAGCTACATGATCCGCCTCATCCGCAAAGGGCCGCAGGAGACGATTTCCCCGACGCCGCCTACCGGCACGCCTGCCAGACCACTGTCTGCTGCCGTCCTCGACTCTCAACATGAGGCACACCGCTAA